In Zea mays cultivar B73 unplaced genomic scaffold, Zm-B73-REFERENCE-NAM-5.0 scaffold_37, whole genome shotgun sequence, the following proteins share a genomic window:
- the LOC118474986 gene encoding uncharacterized protein, giving the protein MTQAKPAPSGKRNWSSGGTAAGRKNKERGDDKAKGIRVAGWNKGDKKKEDKGRQVSAGSKRRWSEGVPRVGVKRAVSGFDRRKRKIDDDSWDDDGGKDVSSSKSKFTRKCSSTISRRKVSPGKGDRLKSQTLYEDDYRAGKRSISKVSDVSRGVKSRLVNSVASKGKKLGASEGVIRTKKGGAKEVDLDEEAVNSKKSDDLDLIIEEEKPRPRLTRVLDQTGKKIKPAKKVVVPDNEERAPPKKRKRMKLDPYDTSNKRIEDSSIQDVSSAEKVLVNCTPEEETEMSINAKFRAIQPSSSILSYVEDNLLGRRRLIEIKNAGYNVKISAPLDNVPFSTSTERERIEDSAFRNKLEFFAAAKISSSFPTPTLPEIAFAGVSNVGKSSLLNSLTRQWGVVRTSDKPGLTQTINFFQLASKLCLVDLPGYGFAYAKDEVKESWEELVKEYVSTRVGLERVCLLVHTKRGMKPLDYELVDLMERHKTPYQIVLTKTDLVFPIDVARRAVEIQESLKRNKSVVNPVMMVSSKTGAGIRNLRGVLGKLARFIKP; this is encoded by the exons ATGACACAAGCTAAACCTGCCCCTAGTGGCAAGAGGAACTGGAGCAGTGGCGGGACTGCCGCTGGAAGGAAGAACAAGGAAAGAGGAGATGACAAAGCAAAAGGAATCAGGGTTGCTGGTTGGAACAAGGGCGACAAGAAGAAAGAAGACAAAGGGCGACAAGTAAGTGCGGGATCGAAGAGGCGGTGGAGTGAGGGAGTGCCCCGGGTTGGTGTGAAGAGGGCTGTGTCTGGGTTTGACAGGAGGAAGAGGAAGATCGATGATGACTCGTGGGATGATGATGGTGGCAAGGATGTTTCATCTTCCAAATCAAAGTTTACCAGAAAGTGTTCTTCCACAATAAGCCGTCGAAAGGTTTCTCCTGGAAAAGGTGACAGATTGAAGTCTCAAACGTTGTATGAGGATGACTACCGTGCAGGGAAAAGGAGTATTAGCAAAGTTTCTGATGTTAGTAGAGGGGTCAAGAGTCGACTGGTGAATTCTGTAGCATCCAAAGGGAAGAAGCTTGGTGCATCCGAAGGAGTCATACGAACAAAGAAGGGTGGTGCTAAAGAAGTTGATTTGGATGAGGAGGCTGTTAATAGCAAGAAGTCAGATGACTTGGATCTTATTATTGAAGAAGAGAAGCCTCGCCCTCGCCTTACTCGAGTACTGGACCAGACTGGTAAGAAAATAAAGCCCGCTAAGAAGGTTGTAGTTCCTGACAATGAGGAACGTGCTCCTCCTAAGAAGAGAAAGCGAATGAAGCTAGATCCTTATGACACTTCAAACAAACGGATTGAAGATTCTTCTATCCAAGATG TTTCCAGTGCAGAGAAGGTTCTCGTGAATTGTACACCTGAAGAAGAGACTGAAATGtcaataaatgcaaaatttcgtgCTATACAGCCAAGTTCCTCAATCCTTTCATATGTGGAAGATAAT TTACTAGGTCGTAGGCGCTTAATTGAGATAAAAAATGCTGGCTACAATGTCAAGATTTCTGCTCCTCTGGATAACGTTCCCTTCTCAACCAGCACAGAACGTGAACGCATAGAAGACAGT GCGTTCAGAAATAAGCTGGAATTCTTTGCTGCTGCAAAGATCTCTTCCTCATTCCCCACTCCAACACTCCCAGAGATAGCATTTGCAG GTGTATCAAATGTTGGTAAATCCTCACTCCTAAATTCACTTACAAGACAATGGGGTGTTGTGCGAACATCAGATAAGCCTGGACTTACTCAG ACAATAAATTTCTTTCAACTTGCTTCAAAGTTATGTCTTGTTGATTTACCTGGATATGGTTTTGCTTATGCAAAGGACGAAGTTAAGGAATCGTGGGAGGAACTT GTGAAAGAGTATGTTTCGACCAGAGTTGGCCTAGAAAGGGTGTGCCTTCTTGTGCACACTAAACGAGGAATGAAACCGTTGGACTATGAGCTTGTAGACTTAATGGAAAG GCACAAGACGCCATACCAGATTGTACTGACAAAGACTGATTTAGTTTTCCCTATTGATGTTGCTCGTCGTGCCGTGGAAATCCAAGAG AGCCTGAAGAGGAATAAGTCAGTGGTAAACCCAGTG ATGATGGTGAGCTCTAAAACAGGAGCTGGCATACGCAACCTGAGAGGCGTGCTTGGAAAGTTAGCTCGCTTCATCAAACCGTAG